A window from Drosophila nasuta strain 15112-1781.00 chromosome 3, ASM2355853v1, whole genome shotgun sequence encodes these proteins:
- the LOC132793615 gene encoding protein encore isoform X1 codes for MSSTKSQVALATNIPTNLASASASATSTAAAAVVVVAAVASNNSTTSPATGAAAAAATSAAAPTAAAAATTTTTATAGQAVTSSTTAVATTATTVSTITTQTTASNNNNNNSNCSNSSSNEDTSSASNLGRQNSFGNRRGNMKGKHLTRSHAMRESTSPPRTPTPRAASEQQQQQQQQQHPSDAHEHNNNNNNNNNNSNAILNNNNSNTNTNSKAQSTGRGNSPLMETPAVIVTSQQQQQQQQQQQQQPLNVPLRDEQEFPKLSPPKKSGAGQHNRTNSNGSSGIEYNNNNNGSNGGNSNNNNGKKYVVDLKANGLDKHHNNNNNNSGSNNNSGAVLYNSGMNYKAAERHERHERHEMSSQNSNLSNSNHEEEQYHYERSAGGGGGKKHRANTNSKGSKPRLKNLTGSSSGSIDGGGSVGGGGGNGGAGPGGGASGVNNCNNNSQTLNSNNSSNNTSGFISRVFRQSENSSEQYTDYGGTDLLTFFRDTLNKNPKDRNILLKIEKDLMEFVQDKSRGCEYRFPATSSYNRMLIHRTAAFFGMDHNVDSDTQQCVIVAVTKGTRIPEIRFKSLVRGDHRDDARKSILKRDTHSFDEVRQSPYLCPERVMLDRKAKSFEEREEDYDRARSRIFNRTAQQDGYGNEMPNDECYGGGGGGGGGGWHNAVEQQQQQQQQQPPRPKRPNGKMLQMQNSTESRDGGGMRSGGAVPKSHNFGNYGGPPSAGGPGGGNSLPRGDSTNSSKSGRGGFAKQDSTGSTSTPWRLSPSSSGYKTRTQSVRSDSVTPSPTGYGSDRQTPEFSQQPSVQAQSSSSSSSNRGMAYLQQQQAAAAAATPIATAATTTTTSASNAPESASASGLVWAVTDISSVPIGSVLIDPQTLQPILNPDGSIYHYDPSNLPPNQALQHQSGNNGGSGGGGGGNYQSSGNYYRKSSPHQPPQQQQQQQQQQQQQQQSHQQTAQQQVYSNELSCSSTESYAEEVQSPGMECSEGYDNYTTDSQQQQQLQPSLDGKGDECDSLSSATGCLSITTSTSTKNYDRIEVQKYKNQATSPNIPACCAADKELEVVAQQQQQQQQQLQQEPEQETVVVSASGSSSNSSSNNSSSSNTSAPVELPQSQTPLPVVVPLAQNCDAQSLSPSSTPYSQCDVKTASQSQAQVAVEEPKTTTWSYAFHTTTTPNDAAPYCATTYQQGPDGSIYAVPQGMVYAAYPQPTVSNAASQPLFQLTSSSQPTQALFASQEGGELPGGTYMIPVFDPAQQQRESLIPAQAIYQTPAGPATAVMPMATATAYPTAQFAAAAPNGAPIYQAPWIYSSEPAGAQLQQLPMATYPTIGYPYHHYYPIPYYVPQQAVTAAPMVATAAAAQPGGPNGPAVGSSSQQVQAAQAAAAQLNLATASAAGPPTVAGGQQATNGHIVSSGSSGGYLGGARVKRTPGGGSIHYNPSYQAATAAGHAAAAAAAAAGHHPGAGSAQIISTPGAGGTTTYHALPTLTLAHGGAGANTDLNAAAAAAAAAAAAGAHVYALPAQHTAALIPTNIFPYATAAPGQPGAQQAGPHGAVLQQQQQAPPPAPHSAPHHALITAAPFYSAASMDATASQSAPSTPAAPGRQAPLFSTPPAPNGGGNGSGGVGSGLGSAAGYHSNSSTPHYYHSQSSNEGGYVTPYEKRNNLGGNNGGSGGGMGAPAPGRKPYHPGGYNPRHSVPLSGMPAGAKTPLLNSNNEPTPRASPSSVSLGGPGGHATSSSYHHAAHRGPPPAMGKRDMKPAQMPLISGPPPSYATSSSPAGQGGYEAKPPVRLNAGAASFRSQKSMNADYRRSVSQRNSPSANGAGNGNGNGNNSSSSHSHESSNNSPNSIAGGAGGGNNSGNSNNNSAANTPNANAPPPATNLGTQYIVVDHATGAAVNTSPPSLYLSGGNNAGGGGGGGGGNGAGPRASHIPAQLHHNAGAAAAAAAAAAAAGAGGQQAAAVLSGVAALGGYNPNAASGVYIKYGQTYFAHPSVTLPNNRRSPSNDIRPQMAQVTGMYPAAMMIQAPPRHPSRHPNPNYKGSRPR; via the exons GGCAACATGAAGGGCAAACATCTCACACGCAGTCATGCCATGCGCGAGTCGACATCGCCGCCACGCACGCCAACGCCTCGAGCTGCCTccgagcaacagcaacagcagcagcaacagcaacaccccAGCGATGCCCacgaacacaacaacaataataacaacaacaacaacaacagcaatgccatactaaataataataatagcaatacAAATACCAATAGCAAAGCACAATCAACTGGACGCGGCAATTCGCCGCTCATGGAAACGCCTGCTGTGATTGTTACtagtcaacagcagcagcagcaacaacagcaacagcagcagcagccgttgAATGTGCCGCTGCGAGATGAGCAAGAGTTTCCCAAGTTGTCGCCGCCAAAGAAATCTGGAGCTGGTCAACATAATCGCACCAATAGCAACGGCAGCTCTGGCATcgaatacaacaacaacaacaacggcagcaacggtggcaacagcaacaacaacaatggcaaaaaatATGTGGTGGATCTAAAAGCCAATGGACTCGACAAgcatcacaacaacaacaacaacaacagtggcagcaacaacaactctggTGCAGTGCTCTACAACTCGGGCATGAATTACAAGGCAGCTGAGCGACATGAACGCCACGAACGTCACGAGATGTCCAGCCAGAATAGCAAtctcagcaacagcaaccacgaAGAGGAGCAGTATCACTATGAGCGTTCagctggcggtggcggtggcaaaAAGCATCGTGCCAACACCAATTCCAAGGGCTCTAAGCCACGCTTGAAGAATCTTACCGGCAGCTCTTCGGGCAGCATTGATGGCGGCGGAAGtgttggcggtggcggtggcaatgGTGGTGCTGGTCCTGGTGGCGGTGCTTCGGGCGTTaataattgcaacaacaattcacAGACGCTCAACTCGAACAATTCGAGCAACAACACATCGGGCTTTATATCGCGCG TCTTTCGTCAATCAGAGAACTCGAGCGAACAGTACACGGATTATGGTGGCACCGATCTGTTGACATTCTTTCGCGATACGCTCAACAAGAATCCCAAGGATCGCAATATACTGTTGAAAATCGAAAAGGATTTGATGGAGTTTGTCCAGGATAAAAG TCGTGGCTGTGAGTATCGATTTCCGGCAACCTCCTCGTACAATCGCATGCTCATACATCGCACGGCTGCCTTCTTTGGCATGGATCACAATGTGGACTCGGATACGCAGCAGTGCGTCATTGTGGCCGTAACCAAGGGCACTCGCATACCAgag ATTCGCTTCAAATCGCTGGTGCGTGGCGACCATCGTGATGATGCACGCAAGTCAATTCTGAAGCGAGATACGCATAGCTTCGACGAGGTGCGTCAGTCGCCATATCTTTGCCCGGAACGTGTGATGCTCGATCGCAAGGCCAAGAGCTTTGAGGAGCGCGAAGAGGATTATGATCGTGCGCGTAGTCGCATCTTCAATCGCACCGCACAACAGGATGGCTATGGCAACGAGATGCCCAATGATGAGTGCTATGGCGGTggaggtggcggtggcggtggtggctGGCACAATGCAgtcgaacagcagcagcaacagcagcaacaacaaccgcccAGGCCCAAGCGACCCAAtggcaaaatgttgcaaatgcAGAAT TCCACAGAGTCTCGCGATGGCGGCGGCATGCGTTCAGGTGGCGCTGTGCCCAAGTCCCACAACTTTGGCAACTACGGTGGACCTCCAAGTGCAGGCGGACCTGGTGGCGGCAACTCCTTGCCTCGTGGCGATTCCACCAACTCCAGCAAGAGTGGACGTGGCGGCTTTGCCAAGCAGGACTCAACTGGCAGCACCAGCACACCTTGGCGTCTGTCGCCCTCGAGCAGCGG CTACAAGACACGCACACAATCCGTGCGCTCCGATTCCGTAACGCCATCGCCCACGGGCTACGGCAGCGACAGGCAGACGCCGGAGTTCAGCCAGCAGCCTTCGGTGCAGGctcagtcgtcgtcgtcgtcttcttctAACCGGGGAATGGCTTatctgcagcaacagcaggcagcagcagcggcggcaacaCCAAttgcaacggcagcaacaacgacaacaacatcagcgTCCAATGCCCCAGAGTCGGCATCAGCATCGGGACTCGTCTGGGCCGTTACAGACATTTCGAGTGTGCCAATTGGCAGCGTCCTCATTGATCCGCAAACCCTCCAACCAATTCTCAATCCAGACGG CTCCATTTACCACTACGACCCGTCCAACTTGCCGCCCAACCAGGCGCTGCAACATCAATCGGGCAACAATGGAGGAAGCggaggtggtggtggtggcaacTATCAGTCAAGTGGCAACTACTATCGTAAATCCTCGCCGCATCaaccgccgcagcagcagcaacaacaacaacagcagcagcagcaacaacagcaatcgcaTCAGCAGACAGCACAGCAACAAGTCTACAGCAATGAGTTGTCCTGCAGCTCAACGGAGAGCTATGCCGAGGAGGTGCAATCACCGGGCATGGAATGCTCCGAAGGCTATGACAACTACACCACAGactcacagcagcagcaacagttgcagccgTCACTCGATGGCAAGGGCGATGAATGTGATAGCCTGTCCAGTGCCACCGGCTGCCTGAGCATTACGACCTCGACCTCCACCAAGAACTACGATCGCATTGAGGTGCAAAAGTATAAGAATCAGGCAACCAGTCCCAATATACCCGCCTGTTGTGCTGCCGACAAGGAGCTCGAAGTggttgcacaacaacaacagcagcagcagcagcaattgcaacaggAACCGGAGCAAGAGACTGTTGTGGTATCAgccagtggcagcagcagcaacagcagcagcaacaacagcagcagcagcaacacctcAGCACCAGTTGAGCTGCCTCAGAGTCAGACACCGTTGCCGGTGGTTGTGCCGCTGGCGCAGAATTGTGATGCCCAATCGCTGTCGCCCAGCAGCACGCCCTACAGTCAGTGCGATGTGAAGACCGCCAGCCAGAGCCAAGCTCAGGTTGCGGTCGAGGAGCCCAAGACAACCACCTGGTCGTATGCGTTCCATACCACAACTACGCCCAATGACGCTGCGCCCTACTGCGCCACCACATATCAGCAAGGA CCCGATGGCAGCATCTATGCTGTGCCACAGGGCATGGTGTATGCGGCGTATCCACAGCCAACGGTGAGCAACGCCGCCTCGCAGCCGCTCTTCCAGCTGACGAGCAGCAGCCAGCCAACGCAAGCGCTCTTTGCCTCCCAAGAGGGCGGCGAACTGCCCGGCGGCACCTACATGATACCTGTCTTCGATCCGGCCCAGCAGCAGCGCGAAAGCTTAATACCCGCCCAGGCCATCTATCAGACGCCCGCTGGTCCAGCCACAGCTGTGATGCCGAtggccaccgccaccgcctaTCCGACGGCCCAGTTTGCCGCTGCTGCACCAAATGGTGCGCCTATCTATCAGGCGCCATGGATATACTCGAGTGAACCGGCTGGGGCACAGCTGCAACAACTGCCGATGGCCACATATCCAACGATTGGCTATCCgtatcatcattattatccCATACCCTACTATGTACCGCAACAGGCGGTCACTGCGGCGCCGATGGTGGCCACAGCAGCGGCCGCTCAACCCGGCGGACCAAATGGTCCCGCCGTCGGTTCGTCATCGCAGCAGGTTCAGGCCGCTCAGGCGGCGGCCGCACAGCTGAATCTCGCAACTGCCTCAGCGGCTGGACCGCCAACGGTAGCTGGCGGCCAGCAGGCCACCAATGGCCACATTGTCAGCAGCGGCTCCAGTGGCGGCTATTTGGGTGGCGCACGCGTTAAACGCACACCCGGCGGCGGCTCAATACACTATAATCCCAGCTACCAGGCCGCGACGGCAGCCGGACATGCTGCGgctgcagcggcggcggcagctggACATCATCCGGGCGCTGGATCGGCGCAGATCATTAGCACACCCGGTGCTGGGGGCACAACGACATATCATGCGCTGCCCACGCTAACGCTGGCGCATGGCGGCGCGGGGGCCAACACAGATCTCAATGcggccgccgctgccgctgcagcggctgcagcAGCCGGTGCTCACGTCTATGCGCTGCCCGCCCAGCATACCGCAGCGCTGATACCGACCAACATCTTCCCCTATGCGACGGCGGCGCCGGGCCAGCCGGGCGCCCAGCAGGCGGGACCACATGGCGCtgtgctgcagcagcagcaacaggcgcCGCCACCAGCTCCCCACTCGGCGCCGCATCATGCGCTCATCACAGCGGCGCCCTTCTATTCGGCGGCCAGCATGGATGCCACCGCCTCACAGTCGGCCCCCAGCACGCCAGCCGCACCCGGACGTCAGGCGCCGCTCTTCAGCACACCTCCAGCGCCCAATGGAGGTGGCAATGGCAGCGGTGGCGTTGGTTCTGGCTTGGGTTCGGCTGCCGGCTATCACAGCAACAGCTCGACACCGCATTACTATCACAGCCAGAGCAGCAACGAGGGCGGCTATGTGACGCCCTACGAGAAGCGCAACAACCTCGGCGGCAACAACGGCGGCAGTGGCGGGGGCATGGGTGCTCCAGCTCCCGGTCGCAAACCGTATCATCCCGGTGGCTACAATCCACGGCACTCGGTGCCGCTGAGCGGCATGCCTGCGGGCGCCAAGACGCCGCTGCTGAACTCCAACAATGAGCCAACGCCACGCGCCTCGCCCAGCAGCGTCAGCTTGGGCGGACCTGGTGGCCATGCGACGTCGTCGAGCTACCATCATGCTGCGCATCGTGGACCGCCACCGGCTATGGGCAAGCGTGACATGAAGCCTGCCCAGATGCCGCTGATCAGCGGTCCACCGCCCAGCTATGCCACATCGAGCAGTCCCGCGGGTCAAGGTGGCTACGAGGCAAAGCCTCCGGTGCGCCTTAATGCTGGCGCTGCCAGTTTTCGCAGCCAGAAATCGATGAATGCCGACTATCGACGCAGCGTCTCGCAGCGCAATTCGCCTAGCGCCAATGGGGCGGGCAATGGCAACGGgaatggcaacaacagcagcagcagccatagccatgagagcagcaacaattcGCCCAACAGTATTGCAGGTGGTGCAggcggtggcaacaacagcggcaacagcaacaacaacagtgcaGCCAACACACCGAATGCCAATGCACCTCCTCCGGCCACCAATCTGGGCACCCAATACATTGTCGTCGATCATGCAACGGGCGCCGCTGTGAACACCTCGCCACCATCGCTGTATTTGAGCGGTGGCAACAATGCCGGCGGCggaggtggcggtggcggcggcaacGGTGCCGGACCGCGCGCCTCGCACATTCCAGCCCAGCTGCATCACAATGCCGgtgcagcagccgcagcggcggcagcagcagcagcagccggtGCTGGTGGCCAACAGGCGGCCGCAGTGCTCAGCGGAGTTGCCGCTTTGGGTGGCTACAATCCCAATGCCGCATCCGGTGTATACATCAAGTATGGCCAGACATACTTTGCGCAT CCATCGGTGACCTTGCCCAACAATCGACGTTCGCCCTCGAACGACATTCGGCCACAGATGGCTCAGGTTACCGGCATGTATCCCGCCGCAATGATGATACAAG CACCTCCACGTCATCCAAGTCGTCATCCGAATCCGAACTACAAAGGATCGCGTCCGCGGTAA
- the LOC132793615 gene encoding protein encore isoform X3 — protein MSSTKSQVALATNIPTNLASASASATSTAAAAVVVVAAVASNNSTTSPATGAAAAAATSAAAPTAAAAATTTTTATAGQAVTSSTTAVATTATTVSTITTQTTASNNNNNNSNCSNSSSNEDTSSASNLGRQNSFGNRRGNMKGKHLTRSHAMRESTSPPRTPTPRAASEQQQQQQQQQHPSDAHEHNNNNNNNNNNSNAILNNNNSNTNTNSKAQSTGRGNSPLMETPAVIVTSQQQQQQQQQQQQQPLNVPLRDEQEFPKLSPPKKSGAGQHNRTNSNGSSGIEYNNNNNGSNGGNSNNNNGKKYVVDLKANGLDKHHNNNNNNSGSNNNSGAVLYNSGMNYKAAERHERHERHEMSSQNSNLSNSNHEEEQYHYERSAGGGGGKKHRANTNSKGSKPRLKNLTGSSSGSIDGGGSVGGGGGNGGAGPGGGASGVNNCNNNSQTLNSNNSSNNTSGFISRVFRQSENSSEQYTDYGGTDLLTFFRDTLNKNPKDRNILLKIEKDLMEFVQDKSRGCEYRFPATSSYNRMLIHRTAAFFGMDHNVDSDTQQCVIVAVTKGTRIPEIRFKSLVRGDHRDDARKSILKRDTHSFDEVRQSPYLCPERVMLDRKAKSFEEREEDYDRARSRIFNRTAQQDGYGNEMPNDECYGGGGGGGGGGWHNAVEQQQQQQQQQPPRPKRPNGKMLQMQNSTESRDGGGMRSGGAVPKSHNFGNYGGPPSAGGPGGGNSLPRGDSTNSSKSGRGGFAKQDSTGSTSTPWRLSPSSSGSIYHYDPSNLPPNQALQHQSGNNGGSGGGGGGNYQSSGNYYRKSSPHQPPQQQQQQQQQQQQQQQSHQQTAQQQVYSNELSCSSTESYAEEVQSPGMECSEGYDNYTTDSQQQQQLQPSLDGKGDECDSLSSATGCLSITTSTSTKNYDRIEVQKYKNQATSPNIPACCAADKELEVVAQQQQQQQQQLQQEPEQETVVVSASGSSSNSSSNNSSSSNTSAPVELPQSQTPLPVVVPLAQNCDAQSLSPSSTPYSQCDVKTASQSQAQVAVEEPKTTTWSYAFHTTTTPNDAAPYCATTYQQGPDGSIYAVPQGMVYAAYPQPTVSNAASQPLFQLTSSSQPTQALFASQEGGELPGGTYMIPVFDPAQQQRESLIPAQAIYQTPAGPATAVMPMATATAYPTAQFAAAAPNGAPIYQAPWIYSSEPAGAQLQQLPMATYPTIGYPYHHYYPIPYYVPQQAVTAAPMVATAAAAQPGGPNGPAVGSSSQQVQAAQAAAAQLNLATASAAGPPTVAGGQQATNGHIVSSGSSGGYLGGARVKRTPGGGSIHYNPSYQAATAAGHAAAAAAAAAGHHPGAGSAQIISTPGAGGTTTYHALPTLTLAHGGAGANTDLNAAAAAAAAAAAAGAHVYALPAQHTAALIPTNIFPYATAAPGQPGAQQAGPHGAVLQQQQQAPPPAPHSAPHHALITAAPFYSAASMDATASQSAPSTPAAPGRQAPLFSTPPAPNGGGNGSGGVGSGLGSAAGYHSNSSTPHYYHSQSSNEGGYVTPYEKRNNLGGNNGGSGGGMGAPAPGRKPYHPGGYNPRHSVPLSGMPAGAKTPLLNSNNEPTPRASPSSVSLGGPGGHATSSSYHHAAHRGPPPAMGKRDMKPAQMPLISGPPPSYATSSSPAGQGGYEAKPPVRLNAGAASFRSQKSMNADYRRSVSQRNSPSANGAGNGNGNGNNSSSSHSHESSNNSPNSIAGGAGGGNNSGNSNNNSAANTPNANAPPPATNLGTQYIVVDHATGAAVNTSPPSLYLSGGNNAGGGGGGGGGNGAGPRASHIPAQLHHNAGAAAAAAAAAAAAGAGGQQAAAVLSGVAALGGYNPNAASGVYIKYGQTYFAHPSVTLPNNRRSPSNDIRPQMAQVTGMYPAAMMIQAPPRHPSRHPNPNYKGSRPR, from the exons GGCAACATGAAGGGCAAACATCTCACACGCAGTCATGCCATGCGCGAGTCGACATCGCCGCCACGCACGCCAACGCCTCGAGCTGCCTccgagcaacagcaacagcagcagcaacagcaacaccccAGCGATGCCCacgaacacaacaacaataataacaacaacaacaacaacagcaatgccatactaaataataataatagcaatacAAATACCAATAGCAAAGCACAATCAACTGGACGCGGCAATTCGCCGCTCATGGAAACGCCTGCTGTGATTGTTACtagtcaacagcagcagcagcaacaacagcaacagcagcagcagccgttgAATGTGCCGCTGCGAGATGAGCAAGAGTTTCCCAAGTTGTCGCCGCCAAAGAAATCTGGAGCTGGTCAACATAATCGCACCAATAGCAACGGCAGCTCTGGCATcgaatacaacaacaacaacaacggcagcaacggtggcaacagcaacaacaacaatggcaaaaaatATGTGGTGGATCTAAAAGCCAATGGACTCGACAAgcatcacaacaacaacaacaacaacagtggcagcaacaacaactctggTGCAGTGCTCTACAACTCGGGCATGAATTACAAGGCAGCTGAGCGACATGAACGCCACGAACGTCACGAGATGTCCAGCCAGAATAGCAAtctcagcaacagcaaccacgaAGAGGAGCAGTATCACTATGAGCGTTCagctggcggtggcggtggcaaaAAGCATCGTGCCAACACCAATTCCAAGGGCTCTAAGCCACGCTTGAAGAATCTTACCGGCAGCTCTTCGGGCAGCATTGATGGCGGCGGAAGtgttggcggtggcggtggcaatgGTGGTGCTGGTCCTGGTGGCGGTGCTTCGGGCGTTaataattgcaacaacaattcacAGACGCTCAACTCGAACAATTCGAGCAACAACACATCGGGCTTTATATCGCGCG TCTTTCGTCAATCAGAGAACTCGAGCGAACAGTACACGGATTATGGTGGCACCGATCTGTTGACATTCTTTCGCGATACGCTCAACAAGAATCCCAAGGATCGCAATATACTGTTGAAAATCGAAAAGGATTTGATGGAGTTTGTCCAGGATAAAAG TCGTGGCTGTGAGTATCGATTTCCGGCAACCTCCTCGTACAATCGCATGCTCATACATCGCACGGCTGCCTTCTTTGGCATGGATCACAATGTGGACTCGGATACGCAGCAGTGCGTCATTGTGGCCGTAACCAAGGGCACTCGCATACCAgag ATTCGCTTCAAATCGCTGGTGCGTGGCGACCATCGTGATGATGCACGCAAGTCAATTCTGAAGCGAGATACGCATAGCTTCGACGAGGTGCGTCAGTCGCCATATCTTTGCCCGGAACGTGTGATGCTCGATCGCAAGGCCAAGAGCTTTGAGGAGCGCGAAGAGGATTATGATCGTGCGCGTAGTCGCATCTTCAATCGCACCGCACAACAGGATGGCTATGGCAACGAGATGCCCAATGATGAGTGCTATGGCGGTggaggtggcggtggcggtggtggctGGCACAATGCAgtcgaacagcagcagcaacagcagcaacaacaaccgcccAGGCCCAAGCGACCCAAtggcaaaatgttgcaaatgcAGAAT TCCACAGAGTCTCGCGATGGCGGCGGCATGCGTTCAGGTGGCGCTGTGCCCAAGTCCCACAACTTTGGCAACTACGGTGGACCTCCAAGTGCAGGCGGACCTGGTGGCGGCAACTCCTTGCCTCGTGGCGATTCCACCAACTCCAGCAAGAGTGGACGTGGCGGCTTTGCCAAGCAGGACTCAACTGGCAGCACCAGCACACCTTGGCGTCTGTCGCCCTCGAGCAGCGG CTCCATTTACCACTACGACCCGTCCAACTTGCCGCCCAACCAGGCGCTGCAACATCAATCGGGCAACAATGGAGGAAGCggaggtggtggtggtggcaacTATCAGTCAAGTGGCAACTACTATCGTAAATCCTCGCCGCATCaaccgccgcagcagcagcaacaacaacaacagcagcagcagcaacaacagcaatcgcaTCAGCAGACAGCACAGCAACAAGTCTACAGCAATGAGTTGTCCTGCAGCTCAACGGAGAGCTATGCCGAGGAGGTGCAATCACCGGGCATGGAATGCTCCGAAGGCTATGACAACTACACCACAGactcacagcagcagcaacagttgcagccgTCACTCGATGGCAAGGGCGATGAATGTGATAGCCTGTCCAGTGCCACCGGCTGCCTGAGCATTACGACCTCGACCTCCACCAAGAACTACGATCGCATTGAGGTGCAAAAGTATAAGAATCAGGCAACCAGTCCCAATATACCCGCCTGTTGTGCTGCCGACAAGGAGCTCGAAGTggttgcacaacaacaacagcagcagcagcagcaattgcaacaggAACCGGAGCAAGAGACTGTTGTGGTATCAgccagtggcagcagcagcaacagcagcagcaacaacagcagcagcagcaacacctcAGCACCAGTTGAGCTGCCTCAGAGTCAGACACCGTTGCCGGTGGTTGTGCCGCTGGCGCAGAATTGTGATGCCCAATCGCTGTCGCCCAGCAGCACGCCCTACAGTCAGTGCGATGTGAAGACCGCCAGCCAGAGCCAAGCTCAGGTTGCGGTCGAGGAGCCCAAGACAACCACCTGGTCGTATGCGTTCCATACCACAACTACGCCCAATGACGCTGCGCCCTACTGCGCCACCACATATCAGCAAGGA CCCGATGGCAGCATCTATGCTGTGCCACAGGGCATGGTGTATGCGGCGTATCCACAGCCAACGGTGAGCAACGCCGCCTCGCAGCCGCTCTTCCAGCTGACGAGCAGCAGCCAGCCAACGCAAGCGCTCTTTGCCTCCCAAGAGGGCGGCGAACTGCCCGGCGGCACCTACATGATACCTGTCTTCGATCCGGCCCAGCAGCAGCGCGAAAGCTTAATACCCGCCCAGGCCATCTATCAGACGCCCGCTGGTCCAGCCACAGCTGTGATGCCGAtggccaccgccaccgcctaTCCGACGGCCCAGTTTGCCGCTGCTGCACCAAATGGTGCGCCTATCTATCAGGCGCCATGGATATACTCGAGTGAACCGGCTGGGGCACAGCTGCAACAACTGCCGATGGCCACATATCCAACGATTGGCTATCCgtatcatcattattatccCATACCCTACTATGTACCGCAACAGGCGGTCACTGCGGCGCCGATGGTGGCCACAGCAGCGGCCGCTCAACCCGGCGGACCAAATGGTCCCGCCGTCGGTTCGTCATCGCAGCAGGTTCAGGCCGCTCAGGCGGCGGCCGCACAGCTGAATCTCGCAACTGCCTCAGCGGCTGGACCGCCAACGGTAGCTGGCGGCCAGCAGGCCACCAATGGCCACATTGTCAGCAGCGGCTCCAGTGGCGGCTATTTGGGTGGCGCACGCGTTAAACGCACACCCGGCGGCGGCTCAATACACTATAATCCCAGCTACCAGGCCGCGACGGCAGCCGGACATGCTGCGgctgcagcggcggcggcagctggACATCATCCGGGCGCTGGATCGGCGCAGATCATTAGCACACCCGGTGCTGGGGGCACAACGACATATCATGCGCTGCCCACGCTAACGCTGGCGCATGGCGGCGCGGGGGCCAACACAGATCTCAATGcggccgccgctgccgctgcagcggctgcagcAGCCGGTGCTCACGTCTATGCGCTGCCCGCCCAGCATACCGCAGCGCTGATACCGACCAACATCTTCCCCTATGCGACGGCGGCGCCGGGCCAGCCGGGCGCCCAGCAGGCGGGACCACATGGCGCtgtgctgcagcagcagcaacaggcgcCGCCACCAGCTCCCCACTCGGCGCCGCATCATGCGCTCATCACAGCGGCGCCCTTCTATTCGGCGGCCAGCATGGATGCCACCGCCTCACAGTCGGCCCCCAGCACGCCAGCCGCACCCGGACGTCAGGCGCCGCTCTTCAGCACACCTCCAGCGCCCAATGGAGGTGGCAATGGCAGCGGTGGCGTTGGTTCTGGCTTGGGTTCGGCTGCCGGCTATCACAGCAACAGCTCGACACCGCATTACTATCACAGCCAGAGCAGCAACGAGGGCGGCTATGTGACGCCCTACGAGAAGCGCAACAACCTCGGCGGCAACAACGGCGGCAGTGGCGGGGGCATGGGTGCTCCAGCTCCCGGTCGCAAACCGTATCATCCCGGTGGCTACAATCCACGGCACTCGGTGCCGCTGAGCGGCATGCCTGCGGGCGCCAAGACGCCGCTGCTGAACTCCAACAATGAGCCAACGCCACGCGCCTCGCCCAGCAGCGTCAGCTTGGGCGGACCTGGTGGCCATGCGACGTCGTCGAGCTACCATCATGCTGCGCATCGTGGACCGCCACCGGCTATGGGCAAGCGTGACATGAAGCCTGCCCAGATGCCGCTGATCAGCGGTCCACCGCCCAGCTATGCCACATCGAGCAGTCCCGCGGGTCAAGGTGGCTACGAGGCAAAGCCTCCGGTGCGCCTTAATGCTGGCGCTGCCAGTTTTCGCAGCCAGAAATCGATGAATGCCGACTATCGACGCAGCGTCTCGCAGCGCAATTCGCCTAGCGCCAATGGGGCGGGCAATGGCAACGGgaatggcaacaacagcagcagcagccatagccatgagagcagcaacaattcGCCCAACAGTATTGCAGGTGGTGCAggcggtggcaacaacagcggcaacagcaacaacaacagtgcaGCCAACACACCGAATGCCAATGCACCTCCTCCGGCCACCAATCTGGGCACCCAATACATTGTCGTCGATCATGCAACGGGCGCCGCTGTGAACACCTCGCCACCATCGCTGTATTTGAGCGGTGGCAACAATGCCGGCGGCggaggtggcggtggcggcggcaacGGTGCCGGACCGCGCGCCTCGCACATTCCAGCCCAGCTGCATCACAATGCCGgtgcagcagccgcagcggcggcagcagcagcagcagccggtGCTGGTGGCCAACAGGCGGCCGCAGTGCTCAGCGGAGTTGCCGCTTTGGGTGGCTACAATCCCAATGCCGCATCCGGTGTATACATCAAGTATGGCCAGACATACTTTGCGCAT CCATCGGTGACCTTGCCCAACAATCGACGTTCGCCCTCGAACGACATTCGGCCACAGATGGCTCAGGTTACCGGCATGTATCCCGCCGCAATGATGATACAAG CACCTCCACGTCATCCAAGTCGTCATCCGAATCCGAACTACAAAGGATCGCGTCCGCGGTAA